CTCAACATTTTGCCAAACAAGAGTTCAACCTAGATTTGCGGGTAGGAATAGTACCCGTTTCAGTCGTTAATGATGCTAATTACGAAATAAAAATAGCTAAACTAAAAATCTCTGCTAATTATCATCAAGCTATCTTTACAGGCGGCGGACTGACTTATGCTACCGATTTAATTAAAAGTCCGATCGCAGGCGATCTCTATAATATAAAAAATCCCAGTCCACCCGCAGAAACTCCGGATTTTTCAGGGCTGAGTTGCCCCTGGCAAGATATTCCCAGCCCGCACGGGGAGGTGCTGAGTTTAATTGTGATGGCTAATGGCGATCGTCAACAGCAAAGTTTAGTTTATCGAGAATTGCTAGAAAAAATTACGAAAGTTTATGGAACTTGGGAAAATTTTCACCCGATTTTGCCAAAAAATATTAAATTAGCTTTCAACAATAAAAGTATATTTCGGATGGTAAAAGTACAGGCTTCATCTAGTAACTTTATTAACAAATTATGGCTTTTTCTAAGGATAGAATTGGAAACGTTAATCATGATTTTTTTGATATTATTTAATATCCAGTTAAAAAGTTTTGACTGGAAATTAGTCAGTCAAAATTTAGTGACTAATACGGATTATAAAAAATTCGATGATATTTTACGGATGATTATTGCTGGAAATGGCGAACAAAGAGAAGAATTAGTTGATTTTTTAGAAAAAAGCTATCAATCGGGTAAATTAGTTTACGGTATTCACGTTTCCAATCGAGTTTTAATGACTTGCCTGGTTTCTGCGGGTGTTGGTCGAGAAGTTCACTTGGTAGATGGTGCAGATGGAGGGTATACTCTAGCGGCGAAAGATATGAAAGCGAGAGCTAACGATCGCAGATATCCTGTGAGATAATATTTGAGCTACAAAATATAGCGATCCTAAATGAATTGCGAACAACTAGACCCCTCCCAACCCTCCCCTTACCAAGGGGAGGGCTAGGGTGGGGTTGATTACTCAAATAGGATCGCTATAGTACTTTCCGCTTAGAAAAACAGCTATTTAGAGAGTGGGTGTGGAAACTAAAAATTCAACTTCTACTATTACCGTTACCGTACCAGCCACGACTGCTAATTTGGGGCCTGGTTTTGATTGCATTGGTGCTGCTTTAACTCTTTACAACCGATTTAAATTTTCTACCTTAGAAGCTACAGAAAAAGAGGTGGT
This DNA window, taken from Leptolyngbyaceae cyanobacterium, encodes the following:
- a CDS encoding DUF3095 domain-containing protein, giving the protein MHSENFYSDLPTLTNFIEITNHQNFVTVPDDWYILITDVIGSTKAIEAGRYKDVNLIGACCIMAVLNIAIDREIPFIFGGDGASILIPPSLFLKAKEVLLGTQHFAKQEFNLDLRVGIVPVSVVNDANYEIKIAKLKISANYHQAIFTGGGLTYATDLIKSPIAGDLYNIKNPSPPAETPDFSGLSCPWQDIPSPHGEVLSLIVMANGDRQQQSLVYRELLEKITKVYGTWENFHPILPKNIKLAFNNKSIFRMVKVQASSSNFINKLWLFLRIELETLIMIFLILFNIQLKSFDWKLVSQNLVTNTDYKKFDDILRMIIAGNGEQREELVDFLEKSYQSGKLVYGIHVSNRVLMTCLVSAGVGREVHLVDGADGGYTLAAKDMKARANDRRYPVR